Proteins encoded within one genomic window of Bradyrhizobium sp. AZCC 1719:
- a CDS encoding type II toxin-antitoxin system RelE/ParE family toxin, producing the protein MRIRYTPAAFSDREKILQYLRERSAGGAKNVAASIRETVAQLKDHPHSGYRTDDPDVRVIFVARYPYKIFYRIRDAVEILHIRHTSRRPWKNNT; encoded by the coding sequence ATGAGGATACGCTACACGCCCGCGGCGTTCTCTGATCGAGAGAAAATACTACAGTATCTGAGAGAGCGGTCTGCTGGCGGTGCGAAGAACGTAGCGGCCAGCATTCGCGAGACGGTAGCGCAGCTCAAAGACCATCCGCACAGCGGCTATCGGACGGATGATCCCGATGTGCGGGTGATATTTGTCGCTCGATATCCGTACAAGATATTCTATCGAATTCGAGACGCCGTAGAAATCTTACACATCCGGCACACATCTCGCAGACCCTGGAAGAACAATACGTAG